The Bacillaceae bacterium IKA-2 DNA window GACCAAGTTACACCTCGACAAGCATGAAGGTGGATAAGGCGCCCTCTTACACTCATAAAGACCACTCACTTTCTTTATTTTTAGAAAATAAACGACCCCAAAGAACGGAGCCGTTTTATTTTGCTTATTTATGCGTAAGACATTTTTCAAGTAAATTATTTTCTTTTAGTGCTGCAATTAATGTCGAACCCATATCTGAAGGAGTTGGAGCTACTTTTATTCCGCAACTTTCCATAACTCTAACCTTTTCATCTGCAGTACCTTTTCCTCCTGAAATGATTGCTCCAGCATGTCCCATTCTTTTTCCTGGAGGAGCTGTTTTCCCACCGATAAAGCCAACAACAGGCTTTGTCATATTAGCTTTAACCCATTCTGCTGCTTCTTCCTCGGCAGTACCACCAATCTCACCAATCATAATAACTGCATACGTATCTTCATCTTCATTATATAACTTTAATATATCAATAAAGTCTGTACCATTTACTGGGTCACCACCAATTCCCACTGCTGTGGATTGGCCGATACCATTAGTTGATAATTGATGTACAGCCTCATACGTTAATGTTCCAGAGCGTGATACCACTCCAACATGGCCCTTTTTATGAATATAACCTGGCATAATTCCAATTTTGCACTCATCAGGGGTAATCACTCCTGGACAGTTTGGCCCAATCAAACGAGTCTTTTTCCCTTCCATGTAACGCTTCACATTTACCATATCCAAAACTGGAATTCCTTCAGTTATACAAATAACTAACTCTAAGCCAGCTTCTGTTGCTTCCATAATTGCATCGGCTGCAAATGCTGGTGGAACATATACTACAGAAGCAGTTGCTCCAGTAGCTTTAACTGCATCTTCAACTGTATTAAAAACTGGAATCCCGTCGATTTCAGTACCACCTTTACCAGGTGTTACACCACCAACCATATTGGTTCCATATTCCACGGCTTGTTTAGTATGAAACAATCCTACTGCGCCAGTAATTCCTTGGCAAATTACTTTTGTGTCTTTATTAATTAGGATACTCATATAATTCTCCCACCTTTCTATTTAACTAGAGCTACGATCTTTTCTGCCCCATCAGCCATCGAATCAGCAGAAGTAATATTTAATCCAGATTCTTTTAGAATTTGCTTCCCTAATTCAACGTTAGTTCCTTCTAAACGGACAACTAAAGGTAATGTTAAACCAACTTGCTTAGATGCTTCAACTACTCCATTAGCAATAATGTCGCATTTCATAATTCCACCGAAGATGTTAACAAAAATCCCTTTAACATTTTTATCTGAAAGGATAATTTTAAACGCTTCTGTTACTTTTTCAGCTGTTGCACCGCCACCAACATCTAAGAAGTTAGCAGGGTCACCCATGTAATGTTTAATAATATCCATCGTTGACATCGCAAGTCCAGCACCATTAACCATACAACCAATATTTCCGTCTAATGAAATGTAACTTAAATCGTATTTAGACGCTTCGATTTCCTTTGCGTCTTCCTCTTCTAGGTCACGATACGCAAGGATTTCTTTTTGTCGATAAAGTGCATTTGAATCGAAATTGAACTTTGCATCTAAAGCCATAACCTTACCATCACCTGTTGTGACAAGTGGGTTGATTTCGGCAATCGAGCAATCTTTTTCTACAAATACTTTATAAAGTCCCATCATGAATTTTACCGCTTGTCCAACTAGCTCATTAGGGATTTTGATATTAAATGCTAATCTTCTTGCTTGAAATCCTGTTAAACCAACTACTGGATCAACAACTTCCTTGAAAATCTTTTCTGGATTCGTTTCAGCTACTTCTTCAATTTCAGTACCGCCTTCTTCAGAAGCCATCATGACAACTCGAGAAGTAACACGGTCTAACACTAGGCCGACGTAATATTCTTTTTTAATATCACAGCCTTCTTCGATAAGTAAGCGCTTAACCTCTTTACCTTCAGGACCAGTTTGGTGAGTAATTAACGTTTTTCCCAAAATTTCGGCAGCATATGTACGAACTTCTTCAAGGCCTTTCGTCGCTACTTTAACCCCTCCAGCTTTTCCTCTACCACCTGCATGGATTTGCGCTTTTACAACACATACCTTCGTACCCAGTTCTTTGGCCACAGCAACTGCCTCATCAACTGTAAATGCAACTTTCCCATTTGGTACACTAACACCGTACTTTCTCAAAAGTTCTTTACCTTGATACTCGTGGATATTCATCGTCCATCCTCCTATCAATTACAAATCTTAATAACGGTTCTTTTGTTCGGCGACTAACCGCTCAGTCTAATAACTACTATCGATTAGTCAAATGAATAACTTAACAGTTCTCTTGTTATCCACAACTATACATATTCAACACTACTTTATAAAATCCTTCTCTTTTTAAAAAAAAAATCGGATTTTTTTTAAATAGTGTCGCTCTGTATATTATACAGAAAAAAAACAGGAATATCTCCTGCTTTTCAATATTTTTTTACTTTCTTTTCAAATTCAGCTACTAGCATAACTAATGAATTAACTTTTTCGGTTGTTTAAGGCATTTCCAAAAAAATAATTGATCAGTATGACGGTCTATTATTTTTTTTACAACGCCTAAATACTAGTTTTTCTTCTTTGGTTCTCTCTTCAAATTTCCATAGCTTACATTGATTGTCGGGTGCATAAAGAGGTCATAAGGATGTTCATTTTTTTCATTTACTTCTTCACATTCCCCTATATTTAAGAACTCAAGTTGTTCTAGAGGCGCGTTTTCTTCCTCGGCCCAGTGATCTCCTGACATAATTGCTGGATCAATATCAACACTCCAATTATCAAGAGGAGTTTTTGGATTTGGTTCGAAGTTTCTTTGTTTTTTCATCCTGTTTCTCCCCTTTCTCTGTTTTTTTCTTATTACCAATACTAACGTTTAAATCTCTTTCGACCATCGGACGGTGTGTCCCAAACTCTTCAGAAATTTCCTCTCTGGTATTGTGATTTTGTAATTTTTTTTTCTCCATATTAAAAACACCTCTCAAATAATTCATTGGTTTTTGTTAAAAATAGCTTTCCCAAAAACCAAGATAATTACATAAGTAAATTTCATATTTACAATAAACCTCCCACACTGAAGTAACGGGTGTTCTATCGGTATTTATAAATTATGAAATTCATTATAAGGTGTTTCTAAAAATTTTTATGAAGTTTTTTTTATGTTTTTCTCGATTCGGTAAATAAACGCAAAGATCTCTGCTACTACTTCATAGAGTTCCTCTGGTATCGATTGGTTCATTTCTAACTGACTTAAAAGTTCAACCAGGTTAGCGTCTTCTTGGATTGGAACATTATTTTTTAATGCTACTTTTATTAGTTCTTCGGCTATAAACCCTTTTCCTTTAGCGATGACTTTAGGCGCACTGTCACTTTCACCATCAAATGAAAGGGCTACTGCTCGTTTCTTCTCAAAGTCTTCTTTCATATCCGAATATCTACTCCTTGATATGGCTTGGGTGATGGGTAAAACGAATTGCCACGCGCTAGTTGTTTCTGAGCGTCCTTATTACCTATTACTGACTTTGGTTGTGTCCATCTGATAGATGAGAGCTGGTAATTAAGCTCTGCTAAAGCATCCTTTAAAATAGGTTGAAGCGCCCCAATCAGATTTACTGGCTTTTGATTTTCATTAATGACATGAAGAGAAACAATTCGATTTTGAATTTGTACATCAATAATTGTTTCTGCTAGCGTTTCAAGATTTAGATAAAATAAAACTCTACAATGATCTGGGTTAAGGCTGCCATTATTTTGCTT harbors:
- the sucD gene encoding succinate--CoA ligase subunit alpha, whose amino-acid sequence is MSILINKDTKVICQGITGAVGLFHTKQAVEYGTNMVGGVTPGKGGTEIDGIPVFNTVEDAVKATGATASVVYVPPAFAADAIMEATEAGLELVICITEGIPVLDMVNVKRYMEGKKTRLIGPNCPGVITPDECKIGIMPGYIHKKGHVGVVSRSGTLTYEAVHQLSTNGIGQSTAVGIGGDPVNGTDFIDILKLYNEDEDTYAVIMIGEIGGTAEEEAAEWVKANMTKPVVGFIGGKTAPPGKRMGHAGAIISGGKGTADEKVRVMESCGIKVAPTPSDMGSTLIAALKENNLLEKCLTHK
- the sucC gene encoding ADP-forming succinate--CoA ligase subunit beta, with product MNIHEYQGKELLRKYGVSVPNGKVAFTVDEAVAVAKELGTKVCVVKAQIHAGGRGKAGGVKVATKGLEEVRTYAAEILGKTLITHQTGPEGKEVKRLLIEEGCDIKKEYYVGLVLDRVTSRVVMMASEEGGTEIEEVAETNPEKIFKEVVDPVVGLTGFQARRLAFNIKIPNELVGQAVKFMMGLYKVFVEKDCSIAEINPLVTTGDGKVMALDAKFNFDSNALYRQKEILAYRDLEEEDAKEIEASKYDLSYISLDGNIGCMVNGAGLAMSTMDIIKHYMGDPANFLDVGGGATAEKVTEAFKIILSDKNVKGIFVNIFGGIMKCDIIANGVVEASKQVGLTLPLVVRLEGTNVELGKQILKESGLNITSADSMADGAEKIVALVK
- a CDS encoding DUF3905 domain-containing protein; translated protein: MKKQRNFEPNPKTPLDNWSVDIDPAIMSGDHWAEEENAPLEQLEFLNIGECEEVNEKNEHPYDLFMHPTINVSYGNLKREPKKKN
- a CDS encoding EscU/YscU/HrcU family type III secretion system export apparatus switch protein, which translates into the protein MKEDFEKKRAVALSFDGESDSAPKVIAKGKGFIAEELIKVALKNNVPIQEDANLVELLSQLEMNQSIPEELYEVVAEIFAFIYRIEKNIKKTS